Genomic window (Arctopsyche grandis isolate Sample6627 chromosome 5, ASM5162203v2, whole genome shotgun sequence):
gtttaacaaacaactgagcaaaacagctgacatctccgtttgcacggagtttttgtggcaacatttttggaacCTAAGAGCGCTTCTatccattctacttcaatgctcGCAAATTTAACAAATTCTACATATACTAGTAGAATTACATAGGATATTTTACAAGAAACAATGTTTATTCTGTTTTGTATAATTTCCATTATTAGTTTTGAATagatatcacatttgtatggcttttccctaCTTTGAATGTATCTTAAGGGTAGatttagcagccaacacctatttatttaagggtcaggataggttaggttaagttaagtaggctctattcatttaagattagtttGTTAgagtcggtattattcagtctcagtgtcacacgcgagaactgagaccgcatattaacctttccaccgcgtacgactactatacatgtcctagcgaacatgccctcagcgcgtgagacacgcatagatgtcttggaagttccaacctgtataagagccgtctattgtgttaaaattttataacttggttgaaaatattactaaatgtatactttaataaattcaatagatggcagtagtcaaaaaaaattcaattcaaaattcaaaaagcagccgcgtacagggcatgttcgctaaaatTGGTGACGCGGGAAAACGGTTAAAGTacaaacgtgaaggtagatcgcattctaaagtagatatgtgaaggtagagaccgcatactaaagtagcaccgcttttggtatatatgtaaaatataatcaccaaaatatatgtatatatttcttgaataatgaaaaaaaaccagtaaataatattatgtaaaatttaaaatagatagtTTATACTAATATTTAGGCGAAAAAATGCACACGATCGATTTGGGCAAAAAACACAACACGCTAGGCGTGTCGCGCGCGTACTACTGAACTGTTGAGAACACGCCAGGCGTGTTCTCAGCATCAAATGTGTTAAGGACCGTCATACAAAAAATATGTCGAATTagcatttttcaatttgaacaatttggtgtCACCCGGTACAGACAGCACTCGGGTCTAGCGACGCTACTgaatgttacatttatttaaattatgagaTTGTATGTGTCTACcaagatattttttaaagatgatTTTAAACGAATATCGCATTGAGTTTATTTCCAGTGTGGCTTTTCATGTGTGCGGAAAATACATATTTCTGAACGAATgactttaaacaaatgtcacacttgtacaGCTTTTCCCGAGCATGAGATCTTAAATGTCTCAAAAGATCACTATTCTGAACAAATGATTTCCAACAGCTATTACATTGGTATTGTTTGTTCTCTTTGTGAGTTTTTATATGTCTCGTAAGGGtggattttcgagaaaataattTTGTACAAATGTTGCATTCGTGTGTTTTTAATACATTATGAGATTTTATGTGTGAGGCGATATATCTTTTAGCGAATGTTTTTAAGCAAATTTTGCATCCGACCTTTTTTTTCTCAGAATGGGACCTCATATGAGAGGAAAATGCAGATTTATGAatgaacgattttaaacaaacactACATTCGAACAGCTTATCCTCAGGGTGAGATTTCAAATGTCTCTTAAggttgaatttctgaaaaaatgatttgaaacaaatattacatttgtactGCTTTTCCTCGATGTGAGATTTTAAATGTCTCGTAAGTGTAGATTTTTGAACGAatgatttcatacaaatttcgCATTTATATAACTTCTCCCCGGTGTGAGTACTTAAATGTCTCACAAGGTCACATTTTTGaacaaacgattttaaacaagcATCACATTTATACTGTTTTTCTTCGTTGTGTGATTTTAAATGTCTCGTAAGGATAGACTTTTGaacgaatgattttaaacaaatgttacatttatgtagttttatcccagtgtgATATTTCATGTGTATTTTAAGTTTACTATTCTgaggaaatgattttaaacaaatatcacaattGTACGGATTATCAccagtgtgagatctcaaatgtattACCAGggaatatttgatattaaacgATTTCATACAAAAGTTACATTTAAAGACTTTAAGTAGGTTTTCTTTCTCTCGTAATTTAGACACGTCTTGTAAATCTGTTTCTTGTCGCGGTTCAGAATATGCAaaacacatattatatgttGTGCTCGGTAATACAGGGTTTTCTCGTCGAATTTCAACATCATCTATCTTCTCCGCCGTGTAATCATGCAAATTATTCTTTCTTCCGTGTATCTGTAAAATAAGATGTGTTCAATATGTTTGAATGTATGAAGTGTTGACAAACGGTGTAATGACAAATTACTTTACCAGTGATGAATTAACATCCAACTCATTATCCCATACTACATCCTCTAGTAAGACTTCTTCAGGCTTGATATCTAAACTCTCGTTTAATTCTAACTTCGACGTTTTGTCATTTTGAAGACAAACATTTCGAAAAGTAGTTAAGATCTTCAGATTATTTTCACACGAAAGACATATCATATCTGGCATCCCGTCATATTGATTAACCTACAAATAAGACGGGCAGTAAAGAGGCTGCATTGATGAGATGGCAATCGGCTAAAAGTAAGTGTAACCAacccgcagctgacagcaggtccaaatacGCTGCACCAGTGGATGAGGATTGTCAAAGATGGAGACGAAACATTCGGCTGGAGACGAACGAAGACAGAGTCGACATTCCATCGCACAAGGTGTCAATATGTACAAAGTTGTGGTTCTAATTCTTAAGATTTGGTCCAAATTTCATACACTTTACAACCATATGTGCATATGACAAacagggttcggtgattactagtaaaatgtgaaccggtcacaggaaaACCGGtagctctagatcggtcacacgtgatcacccgtcacactaaaactggtcacgagaaaactggtcacacccgaaaattggtcacgaaaaaactggtcacacccaaaaattaaaatttggtcGAATTTTGACATTGGTCCAGTttaagtgtgacgggtgatcacgtgtgaccgatctagagcgaccggttgtcctgtgaccggttcacatttggcTAGTAATGACCGAACCgacatttcgatgtgcattgatgattggcaattattaaaattgagttggatctttctggcaagtttaaaaaggcaaaaatcgagacaaaagtatgaaatgagcatgcagtcagccgcgtcgtttgcagcgatttgtagcggaGCGCTCAAAtttgaatcgctaccaggattaCTGCCGTCTCCTATTGCACGAAAATTCGCCACACAGGAAAATTACCGTACAGAAAAATGCCCAAAtctcgcaaaaaaaaaaaagcatttgctgagcaatatttAAGCAgatttctgtacggcaattttcctgtgtgaCAGAAGGTCCACGTGAGTGATTTTCGTACGTAGCGACTGTTATCCTGGTAGTGATTCACATTTTTGTTATAACCCGTTTACCAACAAGTACATAACTGTATGTAACTTCAACTCAAAGTCACTTGTTTATTATGCCCGCTCTTGACTCCGTGAAAAAAACTTTGTATGCAAAAGATTGTAGTATACATTGTCTCCACTTCTCTTGTCGCGACTCGGTCATTTTGAGGAGGAGGCATAACCAGcggcatggactagtggttagcatattatgctttcgaacagagtggtcacgggttcgagttccgctgctggccagaccttggtttgtgactccaagtcgatcgtttcttatcagagtttgcaaatttttctgattttcattgaaacgcttcctgtaaaattgacatctcctttcttatctctcttgctaatctcaagtttttGAGCGTCTTTAGGTTcgtcaatttgattataaaatttttccatATAAGTCACTgaggatgtttgtatgaattcgaattgtataaaatgcttgtgtatattgattgattgtattgtaggaatatagcacgacttgttcTATTACATCAAAACctgtgatctcatcatcgatcctgtacaaacatgcataacttaagggcaacgtccccttcgaccattccagaagaaagagttcatcgctcgatcgtaaaacgaaagacgtcctggcgctgaccccatagctataaaccacacgtgtaccgaacacacgtgcctcgaaaacaggtcaagACGTGTCCCTaaaacacgtgtcctggaaagaagacaaagcatctgcgcacggcacgcttcaagccagaacgtatataaagcgacgcaccagctcccaacaccagagtgaacctctggagttcaaccagctcacttctccgaagcacaacctcttcgtacatacaataaccattgtaacaattgaacaaaaataaacgatcctcttacaaactacacaacatgtatttcgttaggccgggatacggtcaacataccttccctgccttaaagtattttatctgtataagtgcactcgtcgctttgaagcggtctgtaaaggcgagttcatgttctatgaaataaaataaaataaaataagaatgatcaataattgtaaatacatagtgTAGTGTGggcgtgtagaggggtttccgatATCGTAGTGAAAGACGCAGTAGTTGTGATAGAGGtctttattgttcttgatccgtcagcCCGCTAGCTCAGAATGAAGTATGGACCAAAACCGTCTAATATTTATACTCATCAGGTACTCTCCGCACAGAGAGACCATTAGTTGATGGGTCGAGAGATCTTATTGACTGTTGTATGCGGCTCGTATAATACGCTGAGGCCTTTTTGGCATGAACGCGAGATGAGATGATCAGCTCTAGTTACCAAGTGGTTGACGAGCGCTACTCTTCTAATATCTACGTTACTATATCTTATGTTCCCTTTTCACAATTGCCCAAAACCACGGTATTAGTGAGGGCCTAATGTGAAGAAAGGGTGTTACATACGAAGTAGATTTTTCCGAGGgaaaaaaatatgcacattttTCTAGTGTGGATTGCGACAATTTTTAATATGCCTTCATAAGATAAAAGCAGTGTGCATATCACAAACAAATATATAGGTATTGAGATTACTGGTTTCGATTTTCACCCAAATGCTAATGAACTATGTAAGTTTAAGAACAATTGAATGCATATTTTccttggttcggtgattactagtcaaatgtgaaccggtcacaggacaaccggtcgctctagatcggtcacacgtgatcacccgtcacacccgaaaattggtcacgaaaaaactagtcacacccaaaaattcgaccaattttaaatttttgggtgtgaccagttttttcgtgaccaatttgcGGGtgcgaccagttttagtgtgacgggtgatcatgtgtgaccgacctagagcgaccggttgtcctgtgactggttcacatatgactagtagtccgtttaccattttcCTTGTATGTAACTgcttctttatgtaatattcttATACAAAtgcaaatgaataataaaataacgatatattacatatattatcaggGCTATGATCAGAGTCCGATGCTGTAGCGCAGTTTAGTAGAATAAGGAGATTTGTCTGATGGAAGAGtacaaaaaattttgattgctCCACCATcccagattaaaaaaaatatgttttcaataaattaatttttatttataaaagcaGATTTTTGTTGCAGCACATATTTTGCTGCCGGaacattgtatataataaatgttgTGTTTCTTCACTTATAATTTTCCATATGAATAATTCAATGAAAGGTTCACCATCGGTCCCACACTTGTAATAAATTTGACTAGAATATTAATATCTTGATTAGAACCATTTAAAAATTCTTGAGTTTTGCAAGGGTGAATTGCAAAAAATGGTTGATGTAAAATTGGATGTTCTTGTTGAGTTAATGTGGTATACATTTCATTGGACACTTGTGACCTATAAAATTAATACGATTGAAATACACAATCCATTGACAAttgtatttatctatatattatgtagCAAGAATATAATGATATACAACATAAATATGTTTCCAACATCCAAAAGTTTAaagatataaacaatataaaaaaatatatatgtatgtatgtacttgtaatGAGGATGGCAAAATTCCCATACGTCGGCAAGTGGCAATAGAGTGCCATTTTCATTCCATACATTGAAATATATGATAGGAACAGCGTAACATAAACTGTAACACACGTGATGTTCCCACCTAAGGGGTTTGAGAGTTTTCGGAGATCGTTGCACACATTTATGATGTAAATAAGCTTCACCCGGACACGTGCGATCGCCAACTATTTTCCAATTGTCTCCGAGTGTAATGGCTTCCCGTTCAATTTGCTCTGCATATTTTATAAACTGCTCCCAAGACAATTCAGATTCCATTTATtggtgaaaaatatttaaaaatgcttcaCTTTTAAAACAGTAAATTGCAATAATGCATGTAATtcccaaattaaataaaaaatatcacataaTAGTAACTATTACTATAATAGGTCTGCAATTCCTTACGTCAAAACAAATTGTTAACCTAAAACCCAAAAATGACATCTGTCAAACATTAATACTACCAACATTCAATATATCCACTTATGAAACCTGTAAGATCTAAATACTTAatcttttcaattttacaatttcctttcgatttttattaaaaatataaagaacaTACCTAACTAGCAATTGCAGTCATCGATCATTTGGATTTGTCAAATTTAACTTGATGGGTGTCGTATTAGTACCCCATTTTTCTCCCATAGTAAATCTTCCAATAAATCTTTTGTcgatatttaaattattgtaacgtagagattagg
Coding sequences:
- the LOC143911871 gene encoding uncharacterized protein LOC143911871; this translates as MECRLCLRSSPAECFVSIFDNPHPLVQRIWTCCQLRVNQYDGMPDMICLSCENNLKILTTFRNVCLQNDKTSKLELNESLDIKPEEVLLEDVVWDNELDVNSSLIHGRKNNLHDYTAEKIDDVEIRRENPVLPSTTYNMCFAYSEPRQETDLQDVSKLREKENLLKVFKCNFCMKSFNIKYSLVIHLRSHTGDNPYNCDICLKSFPQNSKLKIHMKYHTGIKLHKCNICLKSFVQKSILTRHLKSHNEEKQYKCDACLKSFVQKCDLVRHLSTHTGEKLYKCEICMKSFVQKSTLTRHLKSHIEEKQYKCNICFKSFFQKFNLKRHLKSHPEDKLFECSVCLKSFIHKSAFSSHMRSHSEKKKVGCKICLKTFAKRYIASHIKSHNVLKTHECNICTKLFSRKSTLTRHIKTHKENKQYQCNSCWKSFVQNSDLLRHLRSHAREKLYKCDICLKSFVQKYVFSAHMKSHTGNKLNAIFV
- the Atg10 gene encoding autophagy-related 10, which translates into the protein MESELSWEQFIKYAEQIEREAITLGDNWKIVGDRTCPGEAYLHHKCVQRSPKTLKPLRWEHHVCYSLCYAVPIIYFNVWNENGTLLPLADVWEFCHPHYKSQVSNEMYTTLTQQEHPILHQPFFAIHPCKTQEFLNGSNQDINILVKFITSVGPMVNLSLNYSYGKL